The following proteins are co-located in the Streptomyces sp. NBC_01198 genome:
- a CDS encoding S9 family peptidase — protein sequence MTYLSFPRQHARTQRFTLGAPRSFVVAPEGERVVFLRSRSGTDTAQLLWVLDLPPGDGAGDGGAARERVAADPAALLGGSEEDLPAAEKARRERSREGSAGVVAYAVDSAVTVAAFALSGRLFTTSLVPGGAGAREVAVPGPVVDPRPSPDGRWVAYAAGGALRVVGADGGGERALAEPDGDEVTWGLAEFVAAEEMSRSRGFWWAPDSSALLAARVDESAVARRWISEPSQPDRAPVQVAYPAAGTPNAEVSLALLGLDGSRRDVTWDRERFPYLAAVHWTAAGAPVLLVQARDQRTQHYLTVDLATGATSTAVAEEDRIWLDLFPGVPALRPDGTLLRITDGDGVRVLMAGQQALTGGELHVRSVLDAGGEDILVSASAGPAATAPETGQIHVYRVGGDGPVRVTDEPGVHSAVRAGEVTVLVSAVLDRPGATVRVLRSGRVVAEVGSSAETPSLTARVRLTEAGKRGIPCAVLLPTGYAEGDGPLPVLMDPYGGPHGQRVLAAHNPHLVSQWFADQGFAVIVADGRGTPGRSPEWEKGISGGRLAEVVLHDQIDALHALAEEFPLDLGRVAIRGWSFGGTLAALAVLRRPDVFHAGVAGAPLTEQRLYDTHYTERYLGHPDEQAAAYDRNSVVTADGIPELAEPARPLMIVHGFADDNVLVANALRLSSALLAAGRPHEVLPLSGGITHMALHEQVAENLLLLQVDFLHRSLHPQA from the coding sequence ATGACGTACCTCTCATTCCCTCGGCAGCACGCACGAACGCAGCGGTTCACCCTCGGGGCGCCGCGCTCGTTCGTCGTCGCGCCCGAGGGCGAGCGGGTGGTCTTCCTGCGGTCGCGGTCCGGCACGGACACCGCGCAGCTGCTGTGGGTGCTCGACCTGCCGCCGGGCGACGGGGCCGGGGACGGGGGGGCGGCGCGCGAGCGCGTGGCGGCCGATCCGGCAGCGCTGCTCGGCGGCTCCGAGGAGGACCTGCCCGCGGCCGAGAAGGCCCGCAGGGAGCGCAGCAGGGAGGGTTCCGCGGGCGTGGTGGCCTACGCGGTGGACAGCGCGGTGACGGTGGCCGCCTTCGCCCTGTCCGGGCGGCTGTTCACCACCTCGCTGGTGCCCGGGGGCGCCGGGGCCCGCGAGGTGGCGGTGCCGGGTCCCGTGGTGGACCCGCGGCCCTCGCCCGACGGGCGATGGGTGGCGTATGCGGCGGGGGGCGCGCTGCGGGTGGTCGGCGCCGACGGGGGCGGCGAGCGCGCGCTGGCCGAGCCGGACGGCGACGAGGTGACGTGGGGGCTGGCGGAGTTCGTCGCGGCCGAGGAGATGAGCCGCTCGCGCGGCTTCTGGTGGGCGCCGGACAGCTCCGCGCTGCTGGCCGCCAGGGTGGACGAGTCGGCGGTGGCACGGCGATGGATCTCCGAGCCGTCGCAGCCCGACCGCGCCCCGGTCCAGGTCGCCTATCCGGCGGCGGGCACGCCCAACGCGGAGGTGTCGCTCGCGCTGCTCGGCCTCGACGGCAGTCGGCGGGACGTGACATGGGACCGGGAGCGCTTCCCGTATCTGGCGGCGGTGCACTGGACGGCCGCGGGGGCGCCGGTGCTGCTGGTCCAGGCCCGGGACCAGCGCACCCAGCACTATCTGACGGTGGACCTCGCGACGGGTGCCACCAGCACCGCGGTCGCCGAGGAAGATCGAATTTGGCTTGATCTTTTCCCCGGCGTGCCCGCTCTGCGGCCCGACGGGACGCTGCTGCGGATCACCGACGGGGACGGCGTCCGGGTGCTGATGGCGGGTCAGCAGGCCCTCACCGGCGGCGAGTTGCACGTCCGGTCGGTGCTGGACGCCGGCGGCGAGGACATCCTGGTCAGCGCGTCGGCGGGACCTGCGGCGACCGCGCCGGAGACCGGGCAGATCCATGTGTACCGGGTGGGCGGGGACGGCCCGGTCCGCGTGACGGACGAGCCCGGCGTGCACTCCGCGGTGCGGGCGGGCGAGGTCACCGTCCTGGTCTCCGCGGTACTCGACCGCCCCGGCGCGACGGTCCGGGTGCTGCGGTCCGGGCGGGTGGTCGCCGAGGTCGGCTCCTCCGCGGAGACGCCGTCGCTGACCGCGCGGGTCCGCCTCACCGAGGCCGGCAAGCGGGGCATCCCGTGCGCGGTGCTGCTGCCCACCGGCTACGCCGAAGGCGACGGTCCGCTGCCGGTGCTGATGGACCCTTACGGAGGTCCGCACGGCCAGCGCGTGCTGGCCGCGCACAACCCGCACCTGGTCTCCCAGTGGTTCGCCGACCAGGGCTTCGCGGTGATCGTCGCGGACGGCCGCGGCACTCCCGGGCGCTCCCCCGAGTGGGAGAAGGGCATCTCCGGCGGCCGGCTCGCCGAGGTGGTCCTCCACGACCAGATCGACGCGCTGCACGCGCTGGCCGAGGAGTTCCCGCTCGACCTCGGCCGGGTCGCGATCCGCGGCTGGTCCTTCGGCGGCACGCTGGCGGCGCTCGCGGTGCTGCGGCGCCCCGACGTCTTCCACGCCGGGGTCGCGGGAGCTCCGCTGACCGAACAGCGGCTGTACGACACGCACTACACCGAGCGGTATCTCGGGCATCCGGACGAGCAGGCCGCCGCCTACGACCGCAACTCGGTGGTCACCGCGGACGGCATCCCGGAACTCGCCGAGCCGGCAAGGCCCTTGATGATCGTTCACGGCTTCGCCGACGACAACGTGCTGGTGGCGAACGCGCTGCGGCTGTCCTCGGCGCTGCTGGCCGCCGGGCGGCCGCACGAGGTGCTGCCGCTGTCGGGCGGCATCACGCACATGGCGTTGCACGAGCAGGTGGCGGAGAACCTGCTCCTCCTCCAGGTCGACTTCCTCCACCGCTCCCTGCACCCTCAGGCCTAG
- the mshB gene encoding N-acetyl-1-D-myo-inositol-2-amino-2-deoxy-alpha-D-glucopyranoside deacetylase yields MTDRPTPPARPERRLLLVHAHPDDETINNGATMAKYAAEGALVTLVTCTLGEEGEVIPPELAHLASDRDDTLGEYRSGELAAAMAELGVTDHRFLGGPGRYRDSGMMGVAQNEVADCFWQADLDEAAGRLAEVIMDVRPQALVTYDDNGGYGHPDHIQAHRVALRGYELAAGQGHRVDRVFEICTPRSVVEESFARLAAVGEDFPFDGVATPDDVPGVLDDKLVTVAVDGSAYTGHKIAAMRAHATQIAVDGPFFALSNDLGQPVSATECYRQVRGDALRGAPADGPAAGLFDDDADDDADDDAGGDAGGDAIAASDGSAS; encoded by the coding sequence ATGACCGACCGACCCACCCCGCCGGCACGTCCCGAGCGCCGTCTGCTGCTCGTCCACGCCCACCCGGACGACGAGACGATCAACAACGGCGCCACGATGGCGAAGTACGCGGCGGAAGGTGCCCTCGTCACCCTCGTCACCTGCACCCTCGGCGAGGAGGGCGAGGTCATCCCGCCGGAGCTCGCGCACCTGGCGTCCGACCGGGACGACACCCTGGGCGAGTACCGGAGCGGCGAGCTCGCCGCGGCGATGGCCGAACTCGGCGTCACCGACCACCGCTTCCTCGGCGGCCCCGGCCGCTACCGCGACTCCGGCATGATGGGCGTCGCCCAGAACGAGGTGGCCGACTGCTTCTGGCAGGCCGACCTGGACGAGGCGGCAGGCCGGCTGGCCGAGGTCATCATGGACGTCCGCCCGCAGGCGCTGGTCACCTACGACGACAACGGCGGCTACGGCCACCCCGACCACATCCAGGCCCACCGGGTCGCCCTGCGCGGCTACGAACTCGCCGCCGGGCAGGGCCACCGGGTCGACCGGGTCTTCGAGATCTGCACCCCGCGCTCGGTGGTCGAGGAGAGCTTCGCCCGCCTCGCCGCGGTCGGCGAGGACTTCCCCTTCGATGGCGTCGCCACCCCGGACGACGTGCCCGGCGTGCTCGACGACAAGCTGGTCACCGTGGCGGTCGACGGCAGCGCGTACACCGGTCACAAGATCGCCGCGATGCGCGCGCACGCCACGCAGATCGCGGTGGACGGCCCCTTCTTCGCGCTGTCCAACGACCTCGGGCAGCCGGTCTCCGCGACCGAGTGCTACCGGCAGGTGCGCGGTGACGCCCTGCGCGGCGCCCCCGCCGACGGCCCGGCCGCCGGGCTCTTCGACGACGATGCCGACGACGATGCCGACGACGACGCCGGTGGGGACGCGGGCGGGGACGCGATCGCCGCGTCCGACGGGAGCGCGTCATGA